DNA from Malus sylvestris chromosome 11, drMalSylv7.2, whole genome shotgun sequence:
AAGTTTAGGGCATCAACTATCAGGAAACTTCTTATTCTACAGCCAAACTCACCATTCTTTGTTGTCTCTTTACGGTCACCGCTGCCCATCATTGGTTCATCCATCAATTAGAGATTCAGAATAGTTTTTTACATGGTGATTTGCATGATCTTGTTTTCATGGAACCTCCTCCTAGTCTTCGCCAATGGGGGAACATTGTGTGTCAGCTCAACAAATCTCTCTACGGACTTAAACAGGCTTCTAGAAATTGGTTTTTCACTTTTTTCAAATACCATTCAGAAAGCTGGCTATCAACAATCAAAAGCTGATTATTCTCTTTGTACCAAGGCTCAAGGTACTTCATTCATTGTTGTCCTtatctatgtagatgacatactTCTTACAGGAAATGATCTTCAAGAGATGAAACgactcaaaacatttcttctcACACACTTCCGCATCAAAGACCTTGGTGATTTGAAATACTTTTTGGGTATTGAATTTTCTCGTTCTAAGAAAGGCATTTTCATATCTCAAAGAAAATATGGACTAGATATTTTGCAGGATTCTGGACTTATAGGGGCACGTCCAAACAAGTTTCCAATGGAACAAAATTTGGAACTCACTCCCACTAACGGAGCATTGTTAGATGATCCCACCAAGTACAGAAGACTAGTCGGACGATTGATTTATCTTATTGTCATCAGGCCTGACATAGTCTTTTCAGTTCGCACATTGACTCAATTTATACATGAGCCTCACAAACCTTATTGGGATGCAGCTTTATGAATTCTTAGGTACATTAAAGGTACTCTTAGTCAAGGTTTGTTACTCCCTGCCTCCGATAATCTTGAGTTAAAGGCCTTTTATGATTTCGACTGGGGAGGTTGTCGTGCCATAAGAAGGTCGGTTACAGGGTATTGTGTTTTTCTTGAAAATTCTCTCATCTCATGGAAATCCAAGAAACAAGACAACGTTTCTCAATCATCTGCAGAAGCCGAATATCGAGCTATGACAAACACATGTTTAGAGTTGACTTGGTTGCGCTATATATTGCAAGATTTAAAGGTTCTGCAAAAGGCTCCCACACCATTATTTTGCGACAATCAAGCCACCTTGTATAATGCAGCTAATCCCTTTTTTCATGAGTGAACGAATCATATTGAAATTGATTGTCACATTGTTTGAGAAAAACTGCTAGCTAGAATGATTAGTCTTTCACATGTACCTACACATTTCCAATGAGCAGATTTATTTACAAAGGCCTTGGGGAAGGATCAAATTGTGACACTATGCAACAAGTTGGGACTTCATAATATTCACTCtacaacttgagggggagttcTAGGAAATATTATATGGTATTATATGTAAATATCTTGTATTATATTTACCTAAATAGGTTTGAGTCAAATCCCACTAAATATGGATCACTGTTTCCTAACCATTAATGTAGGGTTGATTAGTTGACTTAGTGGTGTATATATTGTACAATATACTCTATCAATGAGATATACGAAATCATTCAATCTGCCATTTTCATAGCCTTTATAATATTCAGTCATTTtaacaaatttaggaataattGTCggtgagaaaataatatttcaatattttaactttctatgGTGGGTGAGATTATAATGTGAGTGGGAAAATAAGATAATAGGATGGGTCCAACAGTTCTCTAATTCTATGTAAGGTCTaacttttagttatttttttaatttttctttattttttattgagtaTATCTTAAGTAATAGTAGGTTAAAAGATTGCTCTCCTCATTCACTGTGCTAAAGCATCATCTACTTGGttttaaaaatgacaaataaaggtgtagtgaatagtaccagggaaagataaaaatgtggttttcattaaaaatgaacAATAACAGAAGTGTTTCATTAAAACTGCCAATTAATGACAAAACAATAGGACAGACTTGAGGGAAATTTTATGTATTGGTGCTCTATAATTATATAAACCACTGCATTAATACATGTATTTAAGCATCTCTTTTATCTGCATACATCCATGGGCCACATCTGtcgtatttttttcttttttttagatAATTGTGCATGCTGCACATCAAGCAATCTCCGGTGGGAAAATGGTGATCGAGGTTTACTATTTTCAGGTGCGTGTGCATACAGAAACTCGAGATTTTTGTGAAAAGTTGTCCTGGCCGGTTTCAGCAGGCAACTTTCTACTTTCTCACACCCAAACTTTACCTGGGATCACTCCGCCTGTAAGTTGTTGATTTGTTgatttgagttttaattgtaAATGTTATTGGAGTCTTATTTTAGGTAGGATTAGGATATGTAATCTTTAGGATTTAGTTTCCTTATCTCTTGCAATTACTTTCCTTGTAGAATAAGGTATGTGTGCCTATATATTTGTAAACCcaaaatgatgaataatataacaaagtattctgATGTATTTCGATGTATTTCttcttggtatcagagctaggtTTCGATCCAAATCCTAAATATTCTTTGTGTCGCTGCGGCTGTAATAAGCCCAGCACTGTAATCAGTGTTGCTACTAAGTTATTGTATGAAACAAGTGTTGTGTGTAATTGCTGCAAGTTCCAGCATATTGGTTTATGTGCCATTGTCCTTTCATTGCAAGGTATTCTTTTTGTCTTGGTATGCAACAAGGGGTCGTGGTCTTCATGGTCTTGGTAACTGTTGTTGgtcaaaacaaaatacaaaaaaggTTTTAAAAGTCCTTTTATTCAGGGAAAAATCTGATTGACGTGCCAACTGTTGTTGTCTTCTGCCTTGCTGTGAGCCGTGCCATGCCGCTATGtcaaacaataaattttttACCAAGTGCAATTGTTATGAAGCAATTGCAGTGCTGGGTAAGATATTCGCCTGAAAGTAGGCCTGGTGTGATGTCCTTCTTGTGTAGTTGTGTGTTAGTACAATGGCGAATACATGTTAGATTTTGGATTTCGGTACAACGGATCATATGATGTATGATAAAACTTTGTTTCAATCTATGACCCATCCTCATGGAAAGTGTGTGGCAACTGCCAATTCTACTACTGCTCTTGTTGTTAGAGCGGGAACAGTTTGTCTTACACCCTCTCTCCCCTTATATAATTGTTTATTGGTTCCGTCATTGTCTCATCATTTATTGTATGTACCACAAGTCACTGAACAATTGGATTGTGTTGTATTAATGTATCCTTTATTTTGCTTGCTTCAGGATATTTAGACAAAGGAGATCATTGAGCGTGACCCTAAGAGAGATGGGctatattatgtggatgacgtGGTTCCTAGAAGAGCTAATTTGGTTCACACGTCGCGTAATAGTAATCTACAGAAGGTATTTGTTGCATCGTTTGGGGCATACAACATTTGGTTATTTGAAGCATATGTTACTTTCGTGGATGACTGCACCCGTATGACATGGTTGTATGtgctaaaaaataaaagtgaggtATGTTATATGTTTTGTCTGTTTCTTCATATGGTTAAAACTCAGTATTCCTTTTATATTAAAGTTTTGCATTCTGACAATGGTGGAGAGTACATAAATCCTAAGTTACCCCAATTTCTACAAGATCGTGGAATTGTTCATGAAACTACCTGTCTGCATACCCCATAACAAAATGGGGTGGCGAAAAGGAAAAATCGTCATATCCTGGAGACAGCTTGCGCTTTGCTTATTGGTGCATTTGTTCCTAAATGTTTTTTGCCTGAAGTAGTTGTACATGCAGTTTATGTTATGAATCGTATGCCGTCTCGAGTCTTAAATTTTCAAACATCACTTTAGGAGCTTACTCAACTTGTTCTAATGGTTTCTACAAATACTCTGTCATCTCGAATCTTTGGTTGTGTGGTCTATGTTCACATTCATAAAGCTCATCGTAGTAAGCTTGATCCATGTGCATACTGTTGTGTCTTTCATGGATTTTCTCTGCATCAGAAGGGATTCAAGTGTTATCATCCTACTAGTCAACGTACGTTTGTAATCATGGATGTGAATTTCTCGGagtctaaatatttttatacttcATCTATATCCAATTCAAATCAACAGGGGGAGATTAGTGATATTGGTAATCTAAGTTTGTTGGAATATACTTCAGGGGAAGAAAGAGAAGTTGTGGAAGTCAGCTCTGCAGGAGTTTGCTGAACCCAGTAGCCCAGTTCGGCAAACTCCCATCGAACCAGGCAGCCCAATTCGGCAGGCTGTAATCAAAGAAAACAGTCCAGTTATGCAGGATCCCACCGAACAATACACCCTAGTTCAATAAGAGCCTATTGAAGTGCCTAGTATGTCCGTAGTACCCATCTCTTTCTAATCCTGTAATGCCCGTTCCATCTCCTCTGAATATCTAAGAGGTAAGTATTTTAAATGAGAGTGCAACTAATCCTGATATTGGTGTAAGTACTTATAAATTGACAACAAGACAGAATCGTGGTGTGCCACTTGACAAGGTTTCTCCGGAAATGAATGTCAAGTATCTGATTGCTAATTATGTATTATGTGAGCGTTGTTCACCACAACATAGGGCGTTGATAAATCATATGAAATCAATCAAAATTCCAACTTAGGTAGAAGATGCCCTCTGAGACCCTAAGTGGACATAAGTGATGAATGAAGAAATGTCAATATTGCAAAAGAATAAAACCTGGGAGATAGTGCAATTACCAAAAGGGAAGAAACCTATTGGCTGCCATTGGGTGTTTACAATCAAGTACAAGGCTGATGGATCAGTGGATAGGTATAAAGCAAGGTTAATGGTTAAGGGGTATACTCAAATGTATGGTGTAGATCACCAAGAAACCTTTTCTCCAGTAGCAAAGATGAATACAGTACGTGTTTTGATTTCCTTGGTTGCAAATATGGATTAGTCTCTTAAACTGTGCCAGTTAATAATGTTTGattgatttttgtgtttatatagCTAAAGTAAACTACTGATTTTCCCCTGAACTTTTACTTAGCTTTCGATTTCCTCCCTAAACTTTTCAAttagaaaattaaggactcaaactaatttttttggccgatttctCCCATAAACTTTTACTTAACTTTCGATTTCCTCCCTAAACTTttcaattggaaaattaaggactcaaactaatttttttggttgatttctccACTGAACTTTCACTTAGCTTTGATTGCCCCCCCCCTATACTTTCATTTagctttcgatttcccccctaaacttttcaattgaaaaattaaggactcaaactaatttttttggccaatttccccttgttagtttttcattcatttcatcaaaatttctgttaaatggaagcatgTTCACAATATGTGAGGGTAGTTCAGTCGCtttattctttaaaataattgaaaaccttagtTTCCTAAAATGTCGACTTATGCAAATCTATGTGATTCTATAGTTTTTGTGTCTGAAGGTCTAGTGAAATGACGTTTTTGTCCTTAAAGGAGAGTCACATGGTGTGCATGTGATAATAATTTGATTCTTAGTGttgaattttcatttgataattaAGATCATCTAGCCCCATAGAAAGAAGGAAATATAACAATTTTACGAAGAAAATGTGAAAATTGATAAAGATATAGGAAACAGAAGTCCGCCCAAGAAAGattcaagagaaaaaaaaaaccgaaaaggaaaaagaaaatgtatgAATAGACAGGAGAAAACACATACAAAgccacaataaaaaataaaaaaaataaaaaataaaagataaaaaataaaaccaaaagaatCAAGAAACTGCAGCATTTGACTTTTTCCCTTTTCGTTTAGGAGTTATGGACTATGAAAATGTTTCGTTAGATGTGTGGACACATAAGAAAAGACAAGATTAAGAATGAGGATAACCAAGGTAAATTAAAAGTAAATGAGATTGAaaataagatgagagaaaatcgattaAGGAGGTTTTAACATGTGAAACGAAGATCTACATACACTCTAGTTAGAAGATGCAATTACGAGTCAAAGGCTCAAGGTCAAAGGGGTAAAGGAAGACCCAGGAAGACTTAGAaatagactctaagaaaagacttggacTACTTGAATCTAACAGAacacatgacacaaaaccgagcgcaatgacgttctaggattcatatagccgaccccacgtAAAGGGATAaagatttgttgttgttgttgttcaggAGTTAAAGACGTGGCAGTAATTTGGTCGTTATGGCTCAACAAGCATGACAGATAAAAGAGTATCGTTTTCTTTCTCTTATGATTTTGATTCGATGCAATGGGTTGCTAACaagattcaaattcaaattctttttcttattcGCTTTTCTTCTTAACCGTTGTACTTTGAACGTATTGTTAGCAGTGTGTTTTATTCAGATGTTTCATAGACATTGGTCTTTCATGCGTGCAGGGATCTTACAATCTTAAGATGACAATCTAGGATGAACAGAACCAGAAGTTGTCTTGCATCAGTTTTAACTTCAAAATTGTGTTGCAATCTCTAGTGTCTATGATTTGAGATTTGCCATGTCCGGGTCCTTGTTTTTTGAGATTTGCCGTGTCGCCGTATCGCTTTATTTGTGTCTATGCAACATGGTCTGCCAGTTGAGCACCCAATGCCTAGTGCTTAGGTTTAGGCATTGTTCTTGATTGGTATgtaccataaaaccaaatgtGTATATAaagctgtagacatcgaaatttcggaaatttcgatgtctacaaaagCGTCTTGGTGTTTTGCCACCTGTAAGGATCAAGTTGAATTCCATCAGTACTGCATGTGTTTTTGCATAAAATCAAATTCAATTGAGAACATTTTAACCGTATGATTCACATAAAAGAAAACATTGTCGTTGGTAAACACAAGATGATCGACGAAACAATAATCAATGAACAAAGCTACTAGTGGTCTCATGTCATTCATCTTTGACACTAACGTGCAATTTGGGATTgaggtaattaaaaaaaagctgggatgaaaaaaagctggtaggggttttggtgtttggtaaacatccCAAAACAGCTTTATTTTAAGatttcatttgaaaaaaaagccaaaaagtgGAAGCTGCATTTTGCAACTTCAAGAAGCCACTTATTATCCAAAACACAGAGCTACGGTACCAAGTTAatgaattttttcaatttgccaATACTGCCCCCTcctttctcctttctctttctCCTGATTCCTACActctccactctctctctcccaaaaCACGTTGCTgcacctcttcctcctcctcatttTCCTTTCTCTCTGTCGGTCTCAGTGCCACATCACCGTCACCTTCCAGGTACCAGGTACTTGATTTGCTTCCAATTTGTgctgtaattaattaatttaattttcaggtTAGGGTTTGGCTGCTCTCTGATATGAACCCATTTTTTGGGGGTTTTCTGAAACAGGGTTTTGTGTGGCAACCAACGAACGAGCTTGATCTCATTGATTAGGTAAACATaactttttctctctccctctccatctctctctctctctctctctctctctctctctctctctctctctcttccatcGTTGTGGGAATTTCAGTTTTGGTGTTTGAATTAATGTTCTAATTTTCAGTTTTGGGATTTGAATTAATTCtctaaatttcaattttgaggTTTGAATTAAAGTTATTATCATGAGATCCATGAAGCAATTTCAGTTCCTAGGGTTTGATTGGCAACGATGGTGTTACTCTGTTTGTTATCATGAGATCCATGAACCCAAATCTCCTCCTCTTTTTCTgcccttttttatttcttatcatttTCTCTTACTTTTCTACTCTTGATTAAGGTAGACGACGAAAAGACAAGTCGAAGCTGTCAGTGGATTCTCTTCACTACCATCGCGTTCCTTTTTTCTGGGTATTTTTTCGTTATggctgtgattttttttttttggccaactTTTTGCTTGATTTATTGACGAAAAATTGGTTAAGTTTGGATTATGTTGATGTGGTTAACATTTCTTTGTTTGACAAGGGTTTCTAATTTCTCAGATATATGGGTTTATATTGGAAAGATTTTTCATTTAATCTTAACCCATGTTTAGTTCTTGATTTCTGAAACAATGTTGTGCAGTATTTGAAgtaatttttcatattttgtaacatcctacatcacgcccagggagtgatccttaaaggtatattctcatccctacctagcacgaaaccttttgggagctcactggctttgggttctgtAAGAACTCTGAaattaagcgagaaggaggtcagagcactcccaggatgagtgtgaaggatttattttgaaaaacatgttcatttgagcaacatcatatagcatgcaattaacaattaaaaggcggaatcatgcttgtatgcactcaaaaacaaaacattaccatgaaattcaaagcctagtagattggtgaaccaataatcaactcaaaacaaagtgagttgaaattaatacctttgtagattcctctttgcataagcaaaggctaatcacccaaagagatagggccttcattccttgcttcttagatccatggatttggatggaagaataggttctccaagttcccaaaattgagaacctctaagtctcttcaccaaggtttgattgtagaagaaatgagtgaccttggagtagtaggattgctagatgtaccctccaaggtgttggcctctttagagagaaaatggagagacaattctcacccattttcacccaaaataaacccttaatcacattaatgaatatttggctataaagtcctttatatagtcacttctttaagtgacctaaacaaccaaaaccctaattcatcaccatatggccggccacctaaggaattttgggcttttgggctttaatgaatctttattcattaaattgtcatacaacttaagttaatgggcttgacattcgaagcccattgggccttaaggtccaaaactatcccgaggtctttaacgaacttattcgtttgattaattaacatattaattaatccttgccataaataaatgattaaaccatttaatcattcttactcatttccgtttaatcttcaatctccaccttttatggtgtgcgatccattaggttccttttagcgaggtagtgggcgattaaaacaattttacatcgattgtgaattgaaactattttcaattctccctttagtgattacacacgtttagggcttccacaaaccatgagtgacacctagcagcatatcatggttacccaagctaatcagaagaggatagagaacctattcagtttgggattacaaatgcaatacggtccttctctaatctaatactcttgaccacattgtttggtatgatagtttatttactcatgtctactatccaatgtgaatcgtttgcttatatgatttccttgaatgtgatttggaacgcattccccaatctcattcatactctggccagagattccaaatcatatcatagagtattctccctcaactatttgaaggttagagatcccttgttgcgcattcacttgtctccatagctaagtggcttaaccccaacgatgccgtgacaccccgagggggtgaattagacataatcaaagattaaggacttaaccacaagacaactgtgatgcctcaggtcaaaggactactttgcattatcccaaccatgagttctcatgtgacatggaatataagaactcttcgttgatcacgttcagtgaactcattctcttattgagcacctacgtacttgtcttgatgtcacacacaccaatgactcgagactagtcactctccctgagagaagacacagtacgtactgatcttaacggactgtcaatgcccaattggtaatcctatgatcaggaacatttaggatgtgtctacgaaagaatggtctcattaatctaacttcattagattgcattctcctaatcacatattccttggactttatcgtttaagcatataacatttatatgagacggctcaaacaataatctttgccctttatatgttaaactagattagtttaacatttgaaatgtccgtaaagtatcatcatatgattggttttagggcacatttccaacaatctcccacttgcactagagccaatcagcattggtcatcagtgatgatacctcttctgtagtcatttcataaatggctgaaaagtaggcctagacaatggatatctatatgttatccatagaagcaacgtTGAGAATatcgacgtcaccattatacatgattctcaatcatgtggttcagtctctcatttgtgttcagATCTTGATGAgcccttgattcccaggcttgagctatcgccccattagtgtcatacactttctggttggaaccgaatagagagttcataaatgaactttcccatccaaacaacattgttgtaaacttctatatggcaatatatcttgcattcataatggaacacactaaagtcattactttaatgtttccatccaaatatctctttagtcataataaagagatatctgtttatttcttcattcgtaatgaagaaacatccaatgatggattagattcataatctaatacatttacgcttccattacgttactctaattcttcctcgatctttgaggaatttatcctttagtatttcttaaatacttaaggactcacttgacagttgccatggttctgatcctgggcttgtattgatatcgtcttgtaccgttctaggtacaactcatatcaatgtttttcatacaatatgaaatacataaatcacctttctgcttacgcataaaggattctatttacgcattatttctttgggagtcaacaacttcttagtcttactaaaattgtccatttgattgaagtttatcatcatatgagaaacttcccagcatctcttgtctattattagggattgatacaatccaattatatcctaaaatctatcaatatagatttcattcccatgtatatagactatatctcccatatacattctatcttcatataatgtattaaagtcataactttaacgaagaagtattattttcatttccaaaataaatatatcatatatatttaaatttttaggaacatgattaactcccactaatcttttgtaaaactagtaaacaaaagattcatttacatctttatgagaaatcaaacgatttgatcctttttctcataaaatgcaaatagctcccactaacttgctaagatccatgatggatggatctctacaacttacatgtcttgtgattcatagttttagacatatattatcaagactatcttaataatgtccaaacattgaatcaccatttagttgtagctagcaatcttcgaattaattgaaactaagactatctcaaagatggtttcttcaaagtcaatcattttctttgattgtagtcaccttaagctaccaattagctatgaaggtttcattatttcgagtcaaatggtactttaccatttccttgagtatatatcgtatatgcactcagtgtagtcataaggattttcattcttacttctttcgaattaagaggtgcaactctatgacatagtcataaagttcaaaaccattcaactgagacggtttataaatccttatcgactaccttggagcttgaggtataggaactaggttgttatatttgttgattactttcttgtctctcaaagaacacattctttgagttctatctctcgttcatttgcttttaggcaaatcacattgtaggattacaatgaactacccaacaaaacaacatttgttagttggttatagaagcgatatccaaaagttaatttaaggatatcccacaagattgttatcaaacaaatattgcttattagcacacaaccccaaatcttaacatgcttaagatttgtctttcttttcaactacatcttatggagttatgaaaattttggaagatcttctaattgtcaatcatattgttttagaagtatatatcctatatatgggtaatagataacatctaacgaactaaatcttattttagttcgttcttctcctaatggagaaatacattatcttatgatgctattttccttgatatcattcaaggaaactcatctaaagtgttacctttccttggatcaaatctaaagaggtaaatactttagatatcttactcatctatttacatttcttgaattctttgaaactttttgcaaagtattcggacttgtgtttattcaaaataaactatagtccaaccgagagtgatctttggtgaatgtcatataacatgagtagtattatgttgtggacaagtgccactaacatctaagtgaattaacctcaacaacttttgtgattctttcttctttccaaaagaataaagattcgaacatttcgcccctatacaattttaacaagaaggtattggatccggatctaacgatccaaagcatccttgtttcaccaactcgtaacttatgttttagaggtatcacaatttagttgggattagtcactaccttgcaaccttttgggttttaagcatcattatattctaaacagttaacactaccatatcatctctactatagagacaatcaattagattactataatccaatttctttggtagttcatatgaggaagtaagtactatctgctttcgcagagatctatatcttattcacgttccgtatgtgaagcaccttttcttctctcatatatcttctacttcttattagtcacacttttacaacgatttgtaaaacatagttactaatacggaatcatacattcaagtagaagaaccaactgttttgaactattcaagaacaatttacaacaccttcgaaaggtgtgttctttgacacatgcaagacatttcttgcaaataccccttccaatgtccatcctttcataaagaaagtttgttcccttggagttatttatcttctttatttgactttcacctttgactacattagtcatggtccctaaactcccactatctctcttgaaacctttttcaattgtgttatacacatcaaacaatttggagagtatgtggttattgttcactacatagtttaccataaacttagtgaaccattaggatagggaaacaaaggtgaagtccttgcctagtttccgtctcgttaagtgatttaatcacttcaacactcaataattcaaaatcatcataagtccatgttaatggactatttttgtcaatcaaccattatgttctaaacataattacaaactttcaagagttgttaatggcaactctcatttcttcatacaacatttggaagtgaagaatcatggcacattaagtgtccaagcctttgtgctttct
Protein-coding regions in this window:
- the LOC126590299 gene encoding uncharacterized protein LOC126590299, whose protein sequence is MNKATSGLMSFIFDTNVQFGIESQKVEAAFCNFKKPLIIQNTELRYQVNEFFQFANTAPSFLLSLSPDSYTLHSLSPKTRCCTSSSSSFSFLSVGLSATSPSPSRVLCGNQRTSLISLISCMLNVIVILMTPRTFVKRSIVVMMMMMMKNIKIIKLKDHMR